A genomic window from Rhodococcus sp. KBS0724 includes:
- a CDS encoding SDR family NAD(P)-dependent oxidoreductase: MKLEELRGGTAVITGAGSGIGEGLAREAASLGMNVVLADISADRLAAVAADLRADGAQVLTVPTDVTVASDVDALADATYAEFGAVTLLANNAGLESVGFTWDIPADEWRRVIDVNLTGVFHGIRSFVPKMGADPRPSHVVNTVSVGGVAITPKMTAYAASKHGVQALTESVYLECAEKFPQIRVSVFSPGQVATRIFEDVAVRPESGSDTEFWRENIREGMSPAAAAKIYFDGLAQEEFWILTHPDSFDRLAGKRAEVLTGKLRPDALFDGRN; encoded by the coding sequence ATGAAACTCGAAGAATTGCGCGGCGGAACAGCAGTGATCACCGGAGCCGGAAGCGGAATAGGCGAAGGTCTGGCCCGTGAAGCTGCTTCTCTCGGAATGAATGTTGTCCTGGCTGACATCTCCGCCGACCGCCTCGCCGCTGTGGCGGCCGATCTTCGGGCCGACGGAGCGCAGGTGCTGACCGTGCCGACCGATGTCACCGTCGCGTCGGACGTTGACGCACTGGCCGACGCGACCTACGCGGAATTCGGTGCCGTGACACTCCTGGCGAATAACGCCGGACTCGAATCCGTCGGGTTCACGTGGGACATACCGGCGGACGAATGGCGACGCGTCATCGACGTCAACCTGACCGGCGTTTTTCACGGCATCCGCTCGTTCGTGCCCAAGATGGGCGCCGACCCGCGGCCTTCCCACGTCGTGAACACCGTCTCGGTCGGCGGTGTGGCGATCACACCGAAGATGACGGCGTACGCGGCCTCGAAGCACGGGGTGCAAGCGCTCACCGAAAGCGTGTATCTCGAATGCGCCGAGAAGTTTCCGCAGATCCGGGTTTCGGTCTTCAGTCCGGGACAGGTTGCCACCAGGATTTTCGAGGACGTCGCGGTGCGCCCTGAATCCGGTTCGGATACCGAGTTCTGGCGGGAGAACATCAGAGAAGGCATGTCGCCGGCCGCTGCGGCGAAAATCTACTTCGATGGCCTTGCGCAGGAGGAGTTCTGGATCCTCACTCATCCTGATTCGTTCGACCGCCTGGCTGGAAAGCGGGCCGAAGTTCTGACCGGAAAACTTCGTCCGGACGCACTGTTC
- a CDS encoding alpha-hydroxy acid oxidase: protein MPAIAFTLSSRTSPITVADYRERARKALPGMIWAYVDGGAEDEVTLRANVDDFDKWALRSRVLTGNEGQGLTAKVGNTALDLPVFLSPTGMTGLIQWTGERAAARAAERAGTRAVISTASSYTVEEIADATSENHFFQLYPWTSVRTGESLAKKFIDRAHHAGYSALFVTVDVPVPGNREGERKRGMGIPPTLSPSRALDAARKPRWAYNFLKHQRISSRMLVDERGAAAAVRSAQKQVSLLRPELCWDDLAKIRDLWDGPMYVKGILDPDDAAAAVRLGADGIVVSNHGGRQLDSALSSLEALPAVVDRVGGSGGVPVYLDGGIRRGSDVVKALALGATAVGIGRPYVYGLAVGGEDGVAHVLEIFREEIARTLTLMGVRDIAELDRSHIMRRG from the coding sequence ATGCCGGCCATTGCATTCACTCTGTCCTCACGTACGTCACCGATCACCGTCGCTGACTACCGCGAACGTGCCCGCAAGGCACTGCCCGGAATGATCTGGGCGTACGTCGACGGCGGCGCCGAGGACGAGGTGACGCTGCGCGCCAACGTCGACGATTTCGACAAGTGGGCACTTCGCTCTCGGGTTTTGACCGGAAACGAAGGTCAAGGGCTTACCGCCAAAGTGGGGAACACAGCGCTCGATCTTCCGGTTTTCCTGTCTCCCACCGGAATGACCGGTCTGATCCAGTGGACCGGCGAACGTGCTGCAGCTCGGGCAGCCGAACGCGCCGGCACGCGCGCGGTTATCTCCACAGCATCGAGTTACACGGTGGAGGAGATCGCGGACGCCACCTCCGAGAACCATTTCTTCCAGCTCTACCCGTGGACCAGTGTCCGTACCGGGGAATCGTTGGCGAAGAAATTCATCGACCGCGCGCACCATGCCGGGTACAGCGCGTTGTTCGTGACGGTCGACGTTCCGGTGCCCGGAAACCGGGAGGGAGAACGCAAGCGAGGCATGGGGATTCCGCCCACCCTCTCACCGTCCCGCGCGCTCGATGCGGCCCGCAAACCGCGCTGGGCCTACAACTTCCTGAAACACCAGCGAATCTCGTCGCGCATGCTGGTCGACGAGCGCGGCGCTGCCGCCGCGGTGCGATCGGCGCAGAAGCAGGTCAGTCTTTTGCGTCCGGAACTGTGCTGGGACGACCTGGCGAAGATCCGTGATCTGTGGGACGGACCGATGTACGTCAAGGGCATTCTCGATCCGGACGACGCCGCTGCTGCGGTCCGTCTCGGTGCCGACGGAATTGTGGTGTCGAATCACGGGGGACGCCAACTCGACAGCGCACTGTCGAGCCTCGAAGCTCTTCCGGCGGTGGTCGACCGAGTGGGCGGATCCGGCGGCGTTCCCGTCTACCTGGACGGTGGCATTCGTCGTGGCAGCGACGTGGTGAAGGCGCTTGCACTCGGAGCGACTGCGGTCGGAATCGGTCGACCGTACGTGTACGGATTGGCGGTTGGCGGTGAGGACGGCGTCGCGCATGTTCTCGAGATTTTCCGCGAGGAGATCGCTCGGACTCTGACGCTCATGGGCGTGCGTGACATCGCCGAACTCGATCGCTCGCACATCATGCGACGAGGCTGA
- a CDS encoding Rieske 2Fe-2S domain-containing protein produces the protein MSLGTDSPTTADEEIREIEAAAPPTRFARGWHCLGLSKTYRDGQPHQIDAFGTSLVVFADSKGDIKILDAYCRHMGGNLAQGTVKGDSIACPFHDWRWGGNGKCTDIPYARRVPPLAKTRAWTTLERNGQLFVWNDPQGNPPPAEVTIPEIEGFGGSEWTDWSWNTLSIEGSHCREIVDNVVDMAHFFYIHYSFPRYFKNIFEGHVATQYMESVGREDVISGTNYGDPNAVLRSDASYFGPSYMIDWLKSEANGQVIETVLINCHYPISNNAFVLQYGAMVKKLPGVSDEDMTAMAAQFTQGVETGFLQDVEIWKNKAPIDNPLLSEEDGPVYQLRRWYNQFYTDVENVTEDMTKRFEFEIDTTRAVASWKQEVAENVAAREAQAPQTTS, from the coding sequence ATGTCGCTCGGCACGGACTCACCCACAACGGCAGACGAGGAAATTCGAGAAATCGAGGCGGCGGCTCCCCCGACGCGATTTGCTCGGGGGTGGCATTGCCTCGGACTCAGCAAGACGTATCGCGACGGACAGCCACATCAGATCGATGCCTTCGGCACCAGCCTGGTTGTCTTCGCCGACAGTAAGGGCGACATCAAGATCCTCGACGCCTACTGCCGTCACATGGGCGGCAACCTGGCTCAGGGCACCGTCAAGGGCGATTCGATCGCATGTCCGTTCCACGACTGGCGTTGGGGCGGCAACGGAAAATGTACGGACATTCCGTACGCACGACGCGTGCCGCCGCTCGCCAAGACCCGCGCGTGGACAACGCTCGAGCGCAACGGCCAGCTGTTCGTCTGGAACGATCCTCAGGGCAATCCCCCACCTGCCGAGGTCACGATCCCCGAGATCGAGGGATTCGGCGGCAGTGAATGGACCGATTGGAGTTGGAACACACTCTCCATCGAGGGATCACATTGCCGCGAGATCGTGGACAACGTCGTGGACATGGCCCACTTCTTCTACATCCACTACTCGTTCCCCCGCTATTTCAAGAACATCTTCGAAGGTCACGTAGCCACCCAGTACATGGAATCGGTGGGGCGTGAGGACGTCATCAGCGGCACCAACTACGGCGATCCCAATGCTGTTCTCCGTTCCGATGCATCGTATTTCGGTCCGTCGTACATGATCGACTGGCTCAAGAGCGAAGCCAACGGACAGGTCATCGAGACGGTTCTGATCAACTGCCACTACCCGATCTCGAACAATGCGTTTGTGCTCCAGTACGGCGCGATGGTCAAGAAGCTTCCCGGTGTGAGCGACGAGGACATGACGGCCATGGCTGCTCAGTTCACGCAGGGCGTCGAGACGGGATTCCTTCAGGACGTGGAGATCTGGAAGAACAAGGCCCCCATCGACAATCCGCTTCTCTCCGAGGAAGACGGCCCGGTATATCAGTTGCGGCGCTGGTACAACCAGTTCTACACCGATGTCGAAAATGTCACCGAAGACATGACCAAGCGCTTCGAGTTCGAGATCGACACCACCCGAGCGGTGGCGAGCTGGAAGCAGGAAGTCGCCGAGAACGTAGCGGCCCGGGAAGCCCAGGCGCCTCAGACCACATCCTGA
- a CDS encoding acyl-CoA dehydrogenase family protein encodes MSYEVLEQINLMADDIFQEGIEAERIGRVADETAKKMKAAGSIRMLQPKEYGGMEAHPREFAETVMRMASLNPSAGWVHGIVGVHPWQLAFADPKVQQEIWGSDPDTWMASPYMPGGMCIPTDGGYKFSGRWQFSSGTDHCDWAFLGAMACDKDGNMEMPPRMLHVIIPRTDYEIIEDSWDVMGLRGTGSKDLVVKDAYVPDYRVMDCDEVIDGTAVRKYGRTETLYLMPWSNMFPLGITAATIGICEGMLFHANEYQADRINAQGTAIKDDPYTLFAIGQATADIRAARDTLLANVDRMWDRVDAGKEVTFEQRAEGRQTQVQAAWRAINAIDQVYPRCGGNALRMDKPLQRFWRDAHAGQHHAIHVPGTVFHAASLSRLGADPQGPLRAMI; translated from the coding sequence ATGAGTTACGAAGTGCTCGAGCAGATCAACTTGATGGCCGACGACATCTTCCAAGAAGGTATCGAGGCCGAGAGAATCGGACGGGTGGCAGACGAGACTGCCAAGAAGATGAAGGCCGCCGGGTCGATCCGGATGTTGCAGCCCAAGGAATACGGCGGCATGGAGGCGCATCCGCGCGAGTTCGCGGAAACCGTGATGCGGATGGCGTCGCTGAATCCGTCGGCCGGATGGGTCCACGGAATTGTCGGAGTCCACCCGTGGCAGTTGGCATTTGCCGATCCGAAGGTTCAGCAGGAAATCTGGGGTTCCGATCCGGATACCTGGATGGCCTCGCCGTACATGCCCGGCGGTATGTGCATTCCCACCGACGGTGGGTACAAGTTCTCGGGCCGCTGGCAGTTCTCCTCCGGCACCGACCATTGTGACTGGGCGTTCCTCGGCGCGATGGCCTGCGACAAGGACGGCAACATGGAGATGCCGCCCCGAATGCTGCACGTGATCATTCCGCGCACCGACTACGAAATCATCGAAGACTCGTGGGACGTCATGGGTTTGCGCGGCACGGGATCGAAAGATCTTGTGGTCAAGGACGCGTACGTTCCCGATTACCGCGTCATGGATTGCGACGAGGTCATCGACGGTACCGCTGTTCGCAAGTACGGACGCACGGAGACGCTGTACCTGATGCCGTGGTCGAACATGTTCCCACTCGGGATCACCGCCGCGACCATCGGTATCTGCGAGGGAATGCTGTTCCACGCCAACGAATACCAGGCTGATCGCATCAACGCCCAGGGCACCGCGATCAAGGATGATCCGTACACGCTCTTCGCCATCGGCCAGGCAACAGCCGATATTCGCGCGGCGCGAGACACGCTACTGGCCAACGTAGATCGCATGTGGGATCGCGTGGACGCCGGCAAGGAAGTGACGTTCGAACAGCGTGCCGAAGGGCGACAGACCCAGGTTCAGGCCGCGTGGCGCGCCATCAATGCCATCGATCAGGTCTACCCGCGCTGCGGCGGCAACGCCCTGCGCATGGACAAGCCATTGCAGCGCTTCTGGCGCGACGCCCATGCCGGTCAGCATCACGCAATCCACGTCCCCGGCACCGTATTCCACGCTGCCTCCCTCAGCCGCCTCGGCGCCGATCCGCAGGGCCCGCTGCGGGCGATGATCTGA
- the bphC gene encoding biphenyl-2,3-diol 1,2-dioxygenase yields the protein MTHTDIKGLGYVKISTNDMERWRTFAFDVLGFAKGSGPDENALYLRLDERAARIVVVEGERDEIVSIGWEVADRNALRRVQAALEKFGTEVEQLPLAEADARRVEEVITFTDPGGATVEVFHGAILDHSPVVTPFGSRFVTGSQGLGHVVLPVMDSAASFDFYTDVLGFYPRGAFRLPAPPEFGPLRIRFLGVNERHHSLALCPAPHGGAPGLIHIMVEVDTLDAVGQALDRVVKDGFSVSSTLGRHTNDKMVSFYVRAPGGWDIEFGTEGMTVDQNSYSAEEITADSYWGHDWSGSEPLAAM from the coding sequence ATGACGCACACCGACATCAAGGGACTTGGCTACGTCAAGATCTCCACCAACGACATGGAACGTTGGCGCACTTTTGCATTCGACGTTCTGGGCTTCGCCAAGGGCAGCGGACCGGACGAGAACGCGCTGTACCTGCGTCTCGACGAGCGTGCGGCCCGCATCGTTGTCGTCGAAGGCGAGCGCGACGAGATCGTCAGCATCGGTTGGGAGGTCGCCGATCGTAACGCACTACGACGCGTCCAGGCCGCACTCGAGAAGTTCGGCACCGAGGTCGAACAACTTCCCCTCGCCGAGGCCGACGCACGCCGAGTCGAAGAGGTCATCACCTTCACCGATCCCGGCGGCGCAACGGTGGAAGTCTTCCACGGCGCGATCCTCGATCACAGCCCGGTAGTGACACCGTTCGGTTCTCGCTTTGTCACGGGATCACAGGGCCTCGGCCACGTTGTGCTCCCGGTCATGGACAGCGCAGCGAGCTTCGATTTCTACACCGACGTTCTCGGTTTCTATCCGCGTGGCGCGTTCCGCCTGCCCGCGCCGCCGGAGTTCGGACCCCTGCGCATCCGCTTCCTCGGAGTCAACGAACGCCATCACAGCTTGGCACTGTGCCCCGCTCCGCACGGCGGCGCACCCGGTTTGATCCACATCATGGTCGAGGTGGACACCCTCGACGCCGTCGGGCAGGCTCTCGATCGGGTTGTGAAGGACGGTTTCTCGGTGTCCTCCACCCTGGGCCGGCACACGAACGACAAGATGGTCTCGTTCTACGTCCGGGCACCAGGCGGCTGGGACATCGAATTCGGCACCGAGGGAATGACGGTGGACCAGAACTCGTATTCGGCAGAGGAAATCACCGCCGACAGTTACTGGGGCCATGACTGGTCCGGCAGCGAGCCGCTGGCCGCGATGTAA
- a CDS encoding HNH endonuclease signature motif containing protein: MTIVSDSIAVGDVVAGSAVGVRGRLWQLSPAEVRDVAVSASAEILRLEAIRVAAVDELALNSDEPVLCYRGVGRWLAANTMLQNAAGNKIAALGAALRVFPDIAAQFEAGDLSLDHAALIAAFCESPPKGMPDIALMPSMKTLLAAASGVEATTVKVRYAIAVLERIFESDEPPPGEDNDLNVLRIAPTLNGRVVIKGDFDALTGEMLLSALSGLSMPKPAADGTPDARSAAKRTADAFTELIRRYLDNAVTGVDGGQRPHVNVHITAKDLAEHRECATVRVDDDAPDVDDESVLEDLDVGYMPWMGPLSVSKTRMLACDCMLSTVLMDGKGAPLDATPLKRLVTAEQRIALIARDKGCAFPNCDAVPAWCDAHHIKPWSTGGLTVMDNLVLLCRGHHTLMHSTSGFRGIWEIKMGSDHKPWFIPPSAIDPKQRRRRSTTRQGPVHRD; the protein is encoded by the coding sequence ATGACTATAGTGAGCGATTCAATTGCGGTGGGGGATGTTGTAGCCGGTTCGGCTGTGGGTGTGCGTGGCAGGTTGTGGCAACTGAGTCCGGCTGAGGTTCGGGACGTGGCTGTCAGTGCATCTGCGGAAATTCTTCGGTTGGAAGCGATTCGAGTGGCGGCGGTCGACGAGCTGGCCCTGAATTCAGATGAGCCGGTGCTGTGTTACCGGGGTGTGGGTCGGTGGTTGGCGGCCAATACGATGCTGCAGAATGCGGCCGGTAACAAGATCGCTGCTCTCGGTGCTGCACTGCGGGTGTTCCCGGATATTGCTGCGCAGTTCGAGGCGGGTGATCTTTCGCTCGATCATGCGGCGTTGATCGCCGCGTTCTGCGAGTCTCCACCGAAGGGGATGCCGGACATCGCGTTAATGCCAAGTATGAAAACCCTTCTTGCCGCCGCATCCGGGGTAGAGGCTACGACTGTCAAGGTGCGGTATGCGATTGCGGTTTTGGAGCGGATTTTCGAATCCGACGAGCCCCCGCCCGGTGAGGATAATGATCTGAATGTGTTGCGGATCGCGCCGACGTTGAATGGTCGGGTGGTCATCAAGGGTGATTTCGATGCGTTAACCGGCGAAATGTTGTTGTCTGCGCTGTCGGGGTTGTCGATGCCGAAACCGGCTGCGGACGGGACGCCGGATGCGCGGTCGGCAGCGAAACGTACCGCCGATGCGTTCACGGAACTCATTCGCCGGTATTTGGACAATGCTGTCACCGGTGTGGATGGTGGTCAGCGTCCGCATGTGAATGTGCACATCACCGCGAAAGACCTTGCGGAGCATCGCGAATGCGCCACCGTGCGAGTCGACGATGACGCGCCTGATGTCGACGACGAGTCTGTGTTGGAGGATCTGGATGTCGGATACATGCCGTGGATGGGTCCGCTGAGTGTGAGCAAAACCCGGATGCTCGCGTGCGACTGCATGCTCTCCACCGTCCTGATGGACGGCAAGGGTGCACCCCTGGATGCGACTCCACTCAAACGTCTCGTCACGGCCGAACAACGTATCGCGTTGATTGCCCGGGACAAGGGCTGCGCCTTCCCGAACTGCGATGCGGTCCCGGCGTGGTGCGACGCGCACCATATAAAACCGTGGTCGACGGGCGGTTTGACGGTGATGGACAACCTCGTGTTGCTCTGTCGGGGCCACCATACGTTGATGCACAGCACGTCTGGGTTCCGCGGAATCTGGGAAATCAAGATGGGCTCCGATCACAAACCCTGGTTCATCCCACCGTCGGCGATCGACCCGAAACAACGCCGCCGACGCTCCACCACCCGCCAGGGACCAGTCCACCGAGACTGA
- a CDS encoding IclR family transcriptional regulator has protein sequence MTMALESEATIMKLESVDLGVDSTPTAVLDRVSLVLDTFDGPGRLTLAQIVRRTGLPRSSAHRLLERLVSMRWLRRDGRDYELGMRLVELGSLAVHQDRLHTAALPLLHELYRVTGFVVHLGILDGPDVVYLEKIGGRLAAAVPTRVGERRHAPTTALGQALLAFAPPHAATHPHPATHPQLTRVREAGVAFESGTGLAGFSCLAAPIGLPGQAIAAVSICGPTKALRNDHISAAPVRMAASAIWRAIDGGSHSVTPTLQRRQLLRNLPTAARA, from the coding sequence ATGACTATGGCACTGGAGTCCGAAGCGACGATTATGAAGCTGGAGTCTGTTGACCTGGGAGTTGACTCGACTCCCACTGCTGTTCTCGATCGCGTCTCACTTGTCCTCGACACCTTCGATGGTCCGGGCCGCCTGACGCTCGCTCAGATTGTTCGCCGCACCGGCCTTCCACGGTCGTCCGCCCATCGCTTGCTCGAGCGGCTTGTCTCGATGCGGTGGCTGCGACGCGACGGCCGTGACTACGAACTCGGGATGCGTCTGGTCGAGCTGGGCTCTCTCGCCGTCCACCAGGATCGCCTGCACACTGCGGCGTTGCCGCTTCTGCACGAGCTGTATCGCGTCACTGGTTTTGTTGTTCACCTCGGCATTCTCGACGGTCCAGATGTGGTGTACCTCGAGAAGATCGGTGGACGCCTGGCTGCCGCTGTCCCGACGCGCGTCGGAGAACGGCGTCATGCCCCCACAACCGCGCTCGGTCAGGCGCTGCTTGCTTTTGCCCCGCCCCACGCCGCGACACACCCCCACCCCGCGACGCATCCCCAGCTCACCCGGGTTCGCGAGGCTGGTGTGGCTTTCGAAAGTGGAACCGGGTTGGCCGGCTTCAGCTGTCTGGCCGCTCCGATCGGATTGCCGGGACAGGCCATTGCAGCGGTCTCGATTTGTGGCCCGACGAAGGCGTTGCGCAATGATCACATCAGCGCAGCGCCCGTCCGCATGGCTGCGTCCGCGATCTGGCGCGCCATCGACGGCGGATCACACAGCGTCACACCAACTTTGCAGCGCCGGCAGCTGCTGCGCAACCTGCCCACCGCTGCCCGGGCGTGA
- a CDS encoding alpha/beta hydrolase — MLDTLNAGFPAVELMDGAQARAAVAARRQPVENPEAVGSVTNVEIPGPGGLIPVRIYRPAKTQSDTPVIVFAHGGGFVFCDLDSHDGICRALCNGASAVVMSVDYRLAPEHQSPAAAEDVYAALRWAAEHAAEFGADPERLIVAGDSAGGHLAAVASLISRDRGGPAVAAQVLIYPVIDADFETPSYREFAEGWFNTRAAMTWYWAQYSPSGFSELGPEAKVSGLPTTILITAGRDPLCSEGEDFGRRLTDSGVRVIHRHYEHIFHGFMTIASLPITTAALQTLYSDIVLALGE; from the coding sequence ATGCTTGACACACTCAATGCCGGGTTCCCGGCGGTGGAGTTGATGGACGGTGCGCAGGCCCGCGCCGCTGTTGCCGCTCGCCGCCAGCCGGTCGAGAATCCCGAAGCTGTGGGCTCGGTGACAAATGTGGAAATTCCCGGCCCCGGCGGCCTGATTCCGGTTCGGATCTATCGGCCCGCGAAGACCCAATCCGATACTCCTGTCATCGTATTCGCGCACGGCGGCGGATTTGTCTTCTGCGATCTCGACAGCCACGACGGCATCTGCCGGGCGCTGTGCAACGGCGCCTCTGCGGTGGTGATGTCAGTCGACTACCGACTTGCACCCGAGCACCAGTCGCCGGCCGCCGCGGAAGACGTGTACGCGGCACTGCGCTGGGCAGCCGAGCACGCCGCGGAGTTCGGCGCCGATCCCGAACGGTTGATCGTTGCCGGGGACAGCGCCGGTGGGCATTTGGCTGCGGTGGCGTCGCTGATATCCCGTGATCGAGGCGGGCCGGCGGTGGCAGCGCAGGTCTTGATCTATCCCGTGATCGATGCCGATTTCGAGACGCCGTCGTATCGGGAGTTTGCCGAGGGCTGGTTCAACACGCGCGCTGCGATGACGTGGTACTGGGCGCAGTATTCACCGTCCGGGTTCTCCGAACTCGGACCGGAGGCAAAGGTCAGTGGCTTACCCACCACCATCCTGATCACTGCCGGCCGCGACCCTTTGTGCAGTGAGGGTGAGGATTTCGGGCGTCGACTCACCGACAGTGGTGTGCGCGTGATTCACCGCCACTACGAGCACATCTTCCACGGATTCATGACCATCGCGTCGCTCCCCATCACCACAGCGGCTCTGCAAACTCTCTACTCAGATATTGTGCTGGCTCTGGGTGAGTGA
- a CDS encoding PadR family transcriptional regulator: MSAPEDVSRGLPATSWAVLGMLTFGEELTGNDLKKWADWSVGFFYWSPSISQVYAELKKLEGIGFVESRVVSEPGVRGRRLYAITESGTDAVRTWSREAPVEVPVLKHGVMLRLWMGHLNDPARLKALVGAHIANVEEQLRRAELHADHADNEPAWSYPVMTLRWSVRYFRAEIDLARGLLDDIDRASEEFAKVSERDRLGSPLPMTPGRWKNIEDHVVSLTQSQHNI; this comes from the coding sequence GTGTCCGCACCCGAAGATGTATCCAGAGGACTTCCCGCAACAAGTTGGGCGGTCCTCGGGATGCTCACGTTCGGGGAGGAACTGACCGGCAACGATCTCAAGAAATGGGCCGATTGGAGCGTCGGGTTCTTCTACTGGAGCCCGTCCATCAGTCAGGTGTACGCCGAGCTCAAGAAACTCGAGGGAATCGGGTTCGTGGAATCGCGTGTCGTGTCCGAACCCGGTGTGCGAGGCCGCCGCCTGTACGCGATCACCGAATCCGGAACCGACGCAGTGCGCACGTGGTCGCGGGAAGCGCCTGTAGAGGTTCCAGTGCTCAAACACGGTGTCATGCTTCGCCTCTGGATGGGGCATCTCAACGACCCCGCACGACTCAAGGCACTCGTCGGCGCTCACATCGCCAATGTCGAAGAGCAACTGCGGCGCGCGGAACTTCACGCTGACCACGCAGACAACGAGCCTGCGTGGTCGTACCCCGTCATGACCTTGCGGTGGTCAGTGCGCTACTTCCGTGCTGAAATCGACCTTGCGCGTGGGTTACTCGACGATATCGACCGGGCGTCCGAAGAATTTGCGAAGGTATCCGAACGCGACCGGCTGGGATCGCCGCTCCCGATGACTCCCGGCCGATGGAAGAACATCGAAGATCATGTCGTCTCACTCACCCAGAGCCAGCACAATATCTGA
- a CDS encoding TetR/AcrR family transcriptional regulator translates to MSTGELSTKQKLLEVAEELFATKGIEATLVGDIVQGAGQRNPSALRYHFGSREGILQAIREKYLVQLEARRTAMLAAWPETATPRECVELIVVPLCAMLAGEAGRRYLRILGQTIYQLEPEQIDQVPPSYPSLVRSIEVLRESIGHLPAPVVDERVRGAILLATAMLAVRARDLTGRRRLPLSAADFQANVIDMTTAALTAKS, encoded by the coding sequence ATGAGTACGGGAGAGCTCTCGACCAAACAAAAACTCCTCGAAGTGGCAGAAGAACTCTTTGCCACGAAGGGGATCGAGGCGACCCTGGTCGGTGACATCGTTCAGGGTGCGGGCCAACGCAATCCGTCGGCATTGCGGTATCACTTCGGATCCCGCGAAGGCATACTCCAAGCGATTCGCGAGAAGTATCTGGTGCAGTTGGAGGCTCGTCGAACCGCGATGCTGGCAGCTTGGCCGGAAACGGCTACCCCGCGCGAATGTGTGGAACTGATCGTGGTGCCGCTGTGCGCGATGCTCGCCGGCGAAGCGGGCCGCAGATACCTGCGCATTCTCGGCCAAACCATCTACCAACTCGAACCGGAGCAGATCGACCAGGTTCCGCCGAGCTACCCCAGCCTCGTGCGCTCCATCGAGGTGTTGCGTGAATCCATCGGTCACCTGCCCGCTCCGGTGGTGGACGAGCGAGTGCGCGGTGCGATTCTGCTTGCCACCGCAATGCTTGCCGTCCGGGCACGTGATCTGACCGGACGCCGCCGATTGCCTCTCTCTGCGGCAGATTTTCAAGCGAACGTCATCGACATGACAACGGCAGCCTTGACCGCCAAGTCGTGA